In Alnus glutinosa chromosome 7, dhAlnGlut1.1, whole genome shotgun sequence, the sequence agcagcagcagcagttAGGAAAACGCTGAAAGGCAGCTTATCTTTCTCCTCAAGTCTCAGACCGGAAGAAGGCGGCATGATGATTGGCGAACAAGAAGGCAGCACAGTGGATGAGATAAGCATTTTTGATGCCCACAACTACTTCAATGAATCCAGTAGTAGAGTAAGCTGCAATATTAATGTGAATGTTGTGAATCTGAAACGTAATTCGGAGCGATTGGATCCGACCAGATTCTCTTGGGTGGATAACGGGTATACTAATGTTAGAAACTACAGAGCAACTCCAACGGCTTCATCAGAAGCTAGTTGGAACAGCCGGAGTGGTCTCTTGTCGAATCCTCCGGGCGCAATCCCGCTCTCCGTGCACAAGGgtgagaagaaaatgaaagggaGCGGAAGATGGCTTTTCGGGAGAAAATGCCCCTGCTCAGGCAGAAAGTCCGTCCGAGTAGCAGAACCCAAAAGGCAGTCGGAGTCGGTGGTGGAAAAAGTCGATGATTCGGGGAAAGCAGTGATCAGTTACAAAAGTCTTTTACCTGCTGATCATCACAGTACTACTACTACTGCCTTCTCCTTTCCCATACTAAATCCATCGTCGTCCTCGTCAACATCGTCTCCATTAAAAGTGCTGCAGGTTCTGAAAGGAGGAGGGGTTAGCATTCGCAATATTGAAGAATCAGATCCAGCCCGCCATTCTTTGGAAGTGTTCCGGCCCTCCTCACACGTACACGAAGCTGTCTCTAATATTCCCAAATCAAGAATGGTGGACGATAATGATGAAGTGGCAAGCAACGCCAGCTCGGACCTGTTTGAGATAGAGAGCTTCTCAACTCAGACTAGTTCGTATCCGACAACATACGGTGGCAGAGAATATTCAGTGGACAGCTGTGATACAAGATTAGGAGGAGTATCGCCAATGACATTGACACCGACGTCCAGTACTAGTAATCATCATATCTACGAGCCAAGCGAGTGTAGCATCGATTGGAGTGTGACAACGGCCGATGACGACCCAAATCCAATGGTTATGCAGGGGCCGGAAAAGAGCAAACGGagaccatcatcatcatcatcgccATTATCAGGGAATGGGTTGTTGTCAAGCTGTCGATGCGAGAAGGCTGTGAGCGTGGGGCCGAACCCAAAGAAATGGGGGTCTGAGGAATACAAGCCCACATTGAGGCATGTGGGCAGTAGGCCACCCATACCGTATAAGCCACCCTCTCACTCCCAATCACCTCGAGCTCGACTGTCTCTTCCTTTTGCGACATAGAGACATGGAGATTGGAGAGCACCTCAATTATCGCTTTTTTATATGCCGCCCGCCATATCCATTTCTCTCTGCTTTGTTTCTTtcctaaataaataatttgtgtCATCGGATTTTCtatattctcttcttctttttgtttgttaacGTGTCTTCTATCTGCATTGATGTGCACCTCATCTCTACTTCATCTCACTCTTTAATTTGAAGTATCCACTTTCACTActccattttttaaatattctttcttccAGCAATCTTAGATGTAGTGGATACACATGGTTTCTTGACGATGCATCAATTTTAATGAAGACATATTTTCTTGACTCTGATTGATCCTAAAACTTAAAACCAAAATTTTCATTCCATATGTTTTCCTTCAGCTGCCAAACAACCCCACAAGAAAAGGCTCAATTGAGCTCACCGGATCGCAATTGAAGAGCGGATTAGTACCACTTGCTCAGTTGCTCGAATCAATTCCAAACTATATACCCCACCCAAAACGCAGTGTTTCACACCTCAATTATCTGGCTCTCCATCCAAGTCAATTTGATCAAATTGGGGTGGTGtaagagatcagagagagagagggagagattaaaTGCAAATTTCACCGAAAGAGGAAGATGGCCTTGTTTGTGCAGAGAGGGAGAGTACAGAGAGCGTGTTTCTTAGAAGGAGAACGAAGgagagaggagaagaggaaagagaataaaaaataaattaagagagagagtttcGAATATTTTTAGTATATTCTTTTGCCTTGTTGAATGCTACAGTGCTCAACAAATCTATAGCACCATTTCAAGTAGGCACAGAACACACGGCAAAAGTTAAATTGTTAACTACAAACCAGCATCCTTATTTGTTAACTCCTTGCTAATTTAGAGGCACCAACGAAGGCAGACAAGCCTAAATATTAGCCAGGGGGCCAGTTCATTTGTCGCCCCCCAAGGAGGTGGACGTGAATGTGATAAACCGATTGAcctgcaaaaataataatatatgttgTTGAGAAAATAATAATCTGAAATCTAAgaaattaatttgattaatttcaaGCAATGACAAGGTTGAAAGAGCGAGCACAAACATCCATCTGGCCCATCATTAATCACAACCCTGAAGCCATCATCCAGGCCTTCCTGCTTGGCAACGAGCTTAGCAGTGTAAAGAAGGCGGCCAAGAATCTCATTGTGCCTCTCCTCAGCCTGGGAAACAAAGCCCCATATCATTATTAACTTACAATGATATCAAAACaagcaagagaaaaaaattgataagaaatagcattactcattgcCTTACCCAGAGATTAATATAGACTGATTACAAACCATATAGTAATCAAAATCACCTTAATGGGCAAGAATATATACCAAATACTCGACCAAAACTGAACTAGCAAAAAGTGGGACCCCATATCTCTTTATATTCTACCTACTTAGATTGGAAATgctacaaaaatttcaatttagaaACCACGCAGAAAAAGGTTTTGATGGATATTTCAAACCTACT encodes:
- the LOC133873610 gene encoding protein PHYTOCHROME KINASE SUBSTRATE 4, which gives rise to MESAAAAAAVRKTLKGSLSFSSSLRPEEGGMMIGEQEGSTVDEISIFDAHNYFNESSSRVSCNINVNVVNLKRNSERLDPTRFSWVDNGYTNVRNYRATPTASSEASWNSRSGLLSNPPGAIPLSVHKGEKKMKGSGRWLFGRKCPCSGRKSVRVAEPKRQSESVVEKVDDSGKAVISYKSLLPADHHSTTTTAFSFPILNPSSSSSTSSPLKVLQVLKGGGVSIRNIEESDPARHSLEVFRPSSHVHEAVSNIPKSRMVDDNDEVASNASSDLFEIESFSTQTSSYPTTYGGREYSVDSCDTRLGGVSPMTLTPTSSTSNHHIYEPSECSIDWSVTTADDDPNPMVMQGPEKSKRRPSSSSSPLSGNGLLSSCRCEKAVSVGPNPKKWGSEEYKPTLRHVGSRPPIPYKPPSHSQSPRARLSLPFAT